The stretch of DNA GGCAGGCAAGGTTCTTTTTCAACTTATGGAAATTTCCTTAGATTTGTTTGAGCCGTTCCAGGCGACAGCGTTTCTTTGTTTTGGTTTAACCGCTATTTGGTATTTCGTGGCGGTTTTTTTCAAACAAACTCTCCTGCCGCGATGGATGGCTTTTTTAAATACGATTCTTTTACACGCACCCATTGTCGCAGCATATTTTCTAATTCCTTCGCTTGGCAATATTCTCATGCCGGCAGCGATGAACATTGCGCACGTTGTATTTTTTTTTCTGATTACAATTCACACTTGGAATAAATCAGACAGGCTGTGAATTTTTCAATTAAGATTTTTATTCGCTTGACCCACAGCTCTTAACTTGATAGGGAGGAACGCCTATGTCCGCGGAAACACTTTTTGCGATTTGTAACACGCTGGTGCTTCCGGGCTGGTTACTGTTGGTCGTACTGCCGCGCTGGAAATGGACCACAACAGTTATTACTTCCGTCATTATGCCCTTCCTTTTGGGATTGGTTTATTTGTATTTGGTTCTTGTCTATTTTGGTAAGGCGGGCGGCGATTTTGGCTCGCTGGCGGGCGTGGCAGAGCTTTTTCAAAATCCTTATATTTTCCTCGCCGGTTGGCTGCATTATCTTGCCTTCGATTTATTTGTAGGGAGTTGGGAAGTTCGAGATGCGCAGCGTTTGGGGATGAGCCACTGGCTGGTCATTCCCTGTTTAGGTCTGACTTTTATGTTTGGTCCAATTGGACTCGGGCTTTATTTTATAATTCGGTGGACTTTTAAACGAAAGTTATTGATCGAGGGCTCTTAGGTTTCGTGCTGCTGGGAACGAGTTTTGTTTTAGGCGGAATAGTACGGGGGCAAAACTTCCTTTTGGCCTGCTTTACATGCCAGGATTGGATACCTTTACTCTGTACTATTTGCCAGCTCGAGTGCGAGAATGTTTTTTTTGTCACGCACGTAGAGTTTCGTTGAAACCAGGGTAGGAAGAGTCCACGAAACAGACTCTGTCACCTCAGCGGTATCAAGAACCTCCAAAGATGTGGGTGAAATTCGGGCAATACTTAGTTGGCCGCTTTGGTCGAGAAAAATCAGTTTGTTATCGGCATACAGAGATTGCGCCATATGAAATCCGCGTTTTCTCCACACAACTTTTTCCGTTTTCCAATTGAAGGCGGTAAGAAAAGAGACATTGTGCCCGCCGGCAGAACCATAAATGAAGTCGCCGATACGGATCAATGTCCAGCAGGATCCGCGTAGTTTCGAATTGAACCA from candidate division KSB1 bacterium encodes:
- a CDS encoding DUF4281 domain-containing protein, producing the protein MSAETLFAICNTLVLPGWLLLVVLPRWKWTTTVITSVIMPFLLGLVYLYLVLVYFGKAGGDFGSLAGVAELFQNPYIFLAGWLHYLAFDLFVGSWEVRDAQRLGMSHWLVIPCLGLTFMFGPIGLGLYFIIRWTFKRKLLIEGS